In the genome of Streptomyces sp. NBC_00259, the window GGCGGCCGGCGCCGTGGCGATCGCGCTCGGGCCGCTCATCGGGGGTTTCGCCACGACGTACTTCTCCTGGCGATGGGTCTTCGCCGGTGAGGTCCTGGTGGTGCTCGGCATCCTGGTCTTCGCCCGCCGCATCGCCGACGTCCCGGGCGGTGAGCGCCCGCACATCGATCTCATCGGCAGCGTGTTGTCCGCCCTCGGGCTCGGGATCTTCGTCTACGGCGTGCTGCGCTCCGGCGAGTGGGGCTGGTTCCGGCCGAAGCCCGACGCGCCCTCGTGGCTCGGTGTCTCGCTGGTCGTGTGGCTGATGCTGGCGGGTCTGCTTCTGGTCTGGCTCTTCCTCCGCTGGGAGGCCCGCCTCGTCGAGCGGCACCGGGAGCCGCTCATCGATCCGGCGATGCTGCAGAACAGACAGCTCACCGGCGGCCTGACCATGTTCTTCTTCCAGTACCTCGTGCAGATGGGCGTGTTCTTCGTCGTCCCGCTCTACCTGTCGGTCGCCCTGGGCCTGTCCGCGCTCGAGACCGGAGCACGCCTCCTGCCGCTCTCACTGACACTGCTGGCGGCCGCGATCCTGATCCCGCGCTTCTTCCCGGACGTCTCGCCGCGGCGGGTGGTGCGGCTCGGGATCCTTGCGCTGCTCGCCGGAGCGGTGGTCCTGATGGCCGCGCTCGACGCGGACGCCGGAGCGGAGATCGTCGGCATCCCGCTCCTGCTGATCGGGCTCGGCATGGGTGCGCTGGCGTCCCAGCTCGGGTCGGTCACCGTGTCCGCGGTACCGGACGAGCAGAGTGCGGAGGTCGGTGGCATCCAGAACGCCGTCACCAACCTCGGCTCCTCGATCGGTACGGCACTCGCCGGCTCGATCCTGATCGCCACGCTCGCGTCGTCGTTCCTGGCCGGCGTCGAGCAGAATCCGGCGGTCCCTGCCGAGGTCAAGAGCCAGGCGGCCGTCGAGCTTCAAAGCGGGGTGACCTTCCTGTCGGACGCCCAGCTCAAGACCGCTCTCGACAAGGCCGGGACGAGCGAGCAGGTGACCCAGGCCGCGCTGGACGCGAATGCCGAGGCCCGGCTCGACGGCCTGCGCGCCGCACTCGCCGTCCTTGCGCTCGCCGCGGTCCTGGCGATGTTCTTCACCTCGAGGATCCCGACGGTCCAGCCTCGCTCGACGTAGCCGCGGCCCGGACGGCACGGGCACGGGCGCCCGCTCGGCAGGGGCGAGTTGAGGGTCGCCCGGCACACCGGGGTGGATGCCCGCCGGTCCGATCCGGGGCGGGGGCGGGGCCGTACGCAGGTCACCGAACGGTATCGGTCGGTGTGTATAGTCGGGCGGCAGAAGTCCCCTACGTCAAGGAAAGACGAGGTCGCGCGGTGAAGAAGCTCCTCCTGGTCGCACTGGCCGCCATCGGCGGGCTCCTCGTGTACCGCCAGATCCAGGCGGATCGCGCCGAGCAGGATCTGTGGACGGAGGCGACCGACTCCGTGCCCGCAGGTTCGGGTGTGTGAGACGCAGACAGTCCGAGTGACGGAGCCCCGGCCGCCGAGCGGCCGGGGCTCCGCGCTGTTCGCGGGCCGTGCTGTCGCGCGTACTGCCCCTGCGTGCGTGCGTGCCTGCTGCTCGTGCGTGCGGCTCGTGCCTGCGTGGTGGTGTTGCGGGACCGTGACGCCGAGACCTCTTGAGTTCGCTTACGCGAATGAATAGCTTGCGTGGGCAAAGTCGAGAACCCGCAGATCGGTGTCGTGTTGAGGTGGCGGTCCTCGGTGACGAGAGATCCGGTCCCCCGGCGCGACGCCCCGGTGCTGGTGAAGAAGCCGGACAAGGGTGGTGTTTCGGCCGCACGCGAAGACAGCGGTAGCAGTGCC includes:
- a CDS encoding MFS transporter, encoding MTPGTGTAEGSARARLVLWTLAAGQFLMALDSSVMNVSIATVADDVGTTVTGIQGAITAYTLVMAMFMIPGGKVGALIGRRRAFMIGCCVYGCGSFITAIAPNLPVLLLGWSLLEGIGAALILPAIVALVAGNFAAERRPAAYGLVAAAGAVAIALGPLIGGFATTYFSWRWVFAGEVLVVLGILVFARRIADVPGGERPHIDLIGSVLSALGLGIFVYGVLRSGEWGWFRPKPDAPSWLGVSLVVWLMLAGLLLVWLFLRWEARLVERHREPLIDPAMLQNRQLTGGLTMFFFQYLVQMGVFFVVPLYLSVALGLSALETGARLLPLSLTLLAAAILIPRFFPDVSPRRVVRLGILALLAGAVVLMAALDADAGAEIVGIPLLLIGLGMGALASQLGSVTVSAVPDEQSAEVGGIQNAVTNLGSSIGTALAGSILIATLASSFLAGVEQNPAVPAEVKSQAAVELQSGVTFLSDAQLKTALDKAGTSEQVTQAALDANAEARLDGLRAALAVLALAAVLAMFFTSRIPTVQPRST
- a CDS encoding DLW-39 family protein; the encoded protein is MKKLLLVALAAIGGLLVYRQIQADRAEQDLWTEATDSVPAGSGV